The following is a genomic window from Mus pahari chromosome 1, PAHARI_EIJ_v1.1, whole genome shotgun sequence.
TGTTTCATTCAATTATTGATATTCAAAATGAAGCTCCTAAGAAAATATTACAGTTGGAACACTTCTCTAGATTAAGTATGCCTACAGGGATAACTAGTAAATATCAAATACAGGACCTTTTGCAGAATATAGGATAACTAGTGAATCTTATGACCACACTGTTCAAATTTTCCTTAAGCTTTGTTTCTTGTAGCATATTCAATTCCTTGTCACATTGTCAATGTGTTATTGCTGAACATTCTATGACTTTACTTGTACCTCattcttctttaggtttgttttcTAGCCCATTGATGGTGGCTGAAATCGTACATCCATGTAATCAAACCTTTTCTCAGGACAGTAAACTTCATAAAATGTCCCTGATCTTCAAATAAGGCATGGCTTGTAATTTTGATATTCATAGTAGTTTTCTTCTACCATATCTTaacatattttctattaaatttctAACATTATTATCTCTGTATTTTTATTAACTTGATAGTGGATTTACAACActcaagggaggcagaggaaagaaatgTGATTTACTCATTTTGTGATgtgtgagaaaagaagaaagcaagggaaagaatgaataaagatgCTAGAACTATATTGTCAATTGAAAGGTTTCAAGTACCCTTTACATTTCTGTAGCACCGCCCTTGACTGTGCTCAGTCTTCCAACCAGCTTCCCAAGAGCCCCTTTCACATCTTTGTTTCTAAGGCTGTAAATGATTGGATTCAACATGGAAGTCATAACTGAGTAGAACACAGAGACAACCTTATCCTTTTCACTCATTGTCTTGGAGTTGGGTCTCATGTAGGCAAATATTCCAGACCCATAGTAGAGGACCACAACAGTGAggtgggacccacaggttgaaaagaCCTTGAGCCTTCCCTCCCTTGACTGCATCCGGATCACAGTGGAGATGATGTTCCCATAGGAGACAAGGATGAGTGAGACAGGAGCTAATAGAATAATCACTCCCACTAAAAACAGAGCCATTTCAGCATTATAGGTGTCAGCTGAAGCCAGCTTTAGGAGGGCAGGGGGTTCACAGAAGTAatgattaattatattttgtCCCTGATAAGGGATACACAGTGTAAATGCACTGTCCACTGAACATGCGAATGCTCCACTGATCCAGGAAACTATAGCCAACTGACAACAAACCCTCTGGGTCATGATGGTGGAGTAGTGCAAGGGTTTGCAGACAGCgacatagcggtcataggacaTCACTGCCAGCAGCGCACACTCAGTGCACCCTGCTAGGAGAAAGACAACTATCTGTATTGAACATCCAATAAaggaaatggttttcttttttgaaaggaAGTGGACCAGCATCTGGGGTACAATGCTTGTAGAGAAGCAGAGGTCAGCAAAGGATAAGTTTttgaggaaaaagtacatgggtgtaTGAAGTCGAGAGTCAATTTGGATGAGGATTATAATGAGCAGGTTTCcaaatacagaaaggaaatagATGATCAGGAAAATACAGAATAATAAGATTTGTACTTTAGGATTCTCTGAGAGTCCCAGTAGAATAAATTCTACAATATAAGTTTGGtttcctcctcccattgatatttATTCCTGTTTACCTGTTGTCGGAAGGAAAAACAATGTTTTCAGTACTTTATAAATAAGTGTACAGTGAGCAAATGCATCCTCTTAATGTTTAGCTTCCATCTCTTTCCCACTAGGTGCCAGTTCCTGTAAAACTGCACACTGCTTTATCTCTATCcagaaaaactttttttgtttgtttgtttcattcttttttagaAAGGAATTCACTGTGAAACTCAGGGCTGACCGTGGACTCACCAGTCTCCTATTtggcctcctaaatgctggaatcTCACATTTTCTTCACCACATCTAATTTCCACACAGATTTTAAGCAtattatttccttgtttattCTACTTGATGTGTGAACATCATGTGCTATGTAGATTTTTGTGTCTAATCCTGGTATCTAAATAAGTGTAGATGAGAATATTACTGTGTAGCTACATAAGAAAAGTACCTTTGGTTACTCTAGGCTTTCCGTTTCAAAACTATCTTTTGGTGCAATTCCGTTTTCCTGTATTAACTGTGTGAAAGTAAAGTAAATctgtttattaataaaagaagTATTTGGGACTCTTAGATTTCAAAACACATAGCAGCTCATCAAAAAACATGTCAGTAAGATGTTGGCCTGTGTTATAACAGGAAGTTCAAACAAGGATTTAAGCCCAAACAGAGAAACTTCCCACATTACTTCTTGCTTTTCATCTATAGCTATTTTAAACTATAAAGCAACTGCTGAAATGACGATTCAatataaatgaagagaaagttTTATGGCTATGCACTGTGTAAACTCTGGTCTGTGAacaattattttatgtgaaaaagagaaaaacaacatgaaaaataATGTTACATTTTCAAGTACTCCTATATAAACCCAATGTAATGAGACTCAAGTGTCCTAGCCCTGACTTTGTGGGGGAACAAGTCCAGGACTGAGCAGGGAACTTCATCTCCTGAATAGGATCTCACAGCCTTATGATAGAAAATCTCAGATAAACTTTGACTTTTGTTACGAACCTGAGTTTCTAATTAGATTTGGTTTCAggatgagtttgagactagccttgaCTATaaagtgagaccatgtctctagaaagaacaacaaaacaacaacagcatcaataaaaattaaagagctACCTTCttaaaaagaataacaatatgaGAGGATTTCTGGAATGATAATAATCATGTTCTTAAAATAGTGGCTAGATGCATGCCTATAGTCATGGTTTAAATTTTCATTCCACTTTGCACATATAACTTCTCTAAAATCATGTTATGCTCTAATAAAGGTTATTTACCCAGATTTATTTACCCTTTTAaaatgggtgcatgtgtgtgaaagagaatgTGTatgcacttgtatgtgtgtgtgtgtgtgtgtgtgtctgcgtgtgtgtctctgtgcctctctctctctctctctctctctctctctctctctttctctctctctcactgtgtgtgtgtgtgtgtgtgtgtgtgtgtgtgtgtgtgtgtgtgtgcaggtttcaatggaggccagaggaggtcaTTAAATCCCTGTGGAGCAGGGAAACAACTTCAGTGCTCTCCAGGAGCAGCAAGTGATattaaccactgatccatttcTGTAGCCCTgagacatatattttaaaaagttgccaTTTGGCAACTAGCATTACATTATTTCAGAACAAAGTACTTTTTAAACAATTACAGTAGATTGTCTAAATAAGCTAACTTTTTTGACAAGTTATATTATGTTGGTTCTAAAACATTctggaatgaaaaagaaatgtttttggatgatgaaaagagaaaacagaaatgagactAGCATAAGAAAACACCAAGGGGAGTAGGGGTAAACAAGTGTGTGGTGTAATACATGAGACAGGAACACCTGAGGGACCCAtgttgggagaggaagaggacaaGTAAGAAGGGATCTGGGAGGATAAGAGGACGCTGAGGAGCGGATAAAAAAGAACAAGCACAAAAATAATGAAGCTCATTATGTTTTATGTTCACTTACAAAATtaatagcaaaatataaaatagaaatgggaATTAACAAAAGGCCATGTTAGGGATAACTTCAACACTCTTTTGTACATCCTGGCACATGGTCTTCAACCTAGCTTCATCTTTGGAACCAAACCCTATATGCTTCCTTGCTTGTATCAGGCAGCAAAAATGAAGTGTCTTTGCAATAGCGTTCAGTAGCACTAGAATAAATTCTAATATAGAGGATTACATTCCCCAAGGAGGAATTGTGtattaacaaataaaaccaaaaaactgtGGGCAAAGAAAAGTGGCTATTAAAATAAttgacaaacattttcttttgaaatttttattactttttatgtatgtttattttattcattttaatttttatttatttattattgtttttccatTTCGTTTAAAAATATGCCAAATTTGAATGGAAATCATATAAAGTGACaaaattttgcttttgattgaaGATACAAAGTAAGAAATATAACAAGAAgtgatacatagacacacattaaTTAAAGAATTCGTGAACACTAAGTGATGTTTTATCAAATACTATAACTACAGTCATTTAGTAAAGGATGAACCATGGCATAACACtggtacagacacacaaacacacagaacacagtgCAGTTCTAACACTTATACAGTGAACTGTggtccacacacacaaacacacagaacacagtaCAGTTCTAACACTTACACAGTGAACTGTggcccccacacacaaacactagtAACTATTTTGAGACCAGAAAGGCCTTAGTGAcaagatcctggaaagagaagCATCACTATATGGTAAAGCCAGTGGTActattccccccacacacacacacccataaggTATTTGTGAACTGTGGGCATCCAGGAAGTGAAAAGATAAGGAGGCCTCCAACACTTTTAAAATAGTCAGAAGAACAAGATATAAACAATAACATACAACTTGCCAAATTTAAGTGTCTCTAATCTAACATTTACAATATTATTTGTGATCTCCAATGACCTTGGAGTGAGGAAATATATAAACTGTCCAGTCTAAATCAATTTAATATGTTTTACATAAGACACTCTACTCTTTACTTAACTCCCTGACAggataaaataaattctttgccCAGGAGGGCAGCATCAGGAACCCTGAACTAGCTTTACAATATCCCATGCACAATGCCTTGTATTCAACAAAAAGTAATACAAAACATCACATACAATAGGAACATctaagaaacagagggaacaaaataactgGAAATAATACAGGAAAACATGATACTGCAAATATtagacatatttaaatattatggACAATATATATCTTCATGCTATGAAACAACAGGATAGAGCATTTAGTCAGACAACCAAAAGAATCACTAATAGAAGAAACACTTTTTAATCAGatcttaaaaaatttattatcaaAGCTGGGATGTAAAAGATATTAAACAGTACATTAGACACAGGAAAGAGAATACTCATTAACAAAAAGATATGAGAAATGAAAGTTGGAAAGACAAAATAGGGAATGGGAAATATAACAGCATCAGAAATGTTGTAAGGAgtctgagagtgtgtgtgagtgagagagagagagagagagagagagagagagagagagagagagagagagacccagtaaAGGGGACATTTCAATAGGTAATGCTTAAGAACTTACAGGTTTGATGAAAATATCTATTCACATACACAATTTTGACAACAGTAAACCCAAAGGTGACTAAGTAAATCTGAATCTCACCACACATCTTATTCAAAGGAAAACAGTGGAAAGCCTGAACccattataattaaaatacaggACATGCCAAATATTGTTACCTGAATTAGAGAAATCACATTCCGGGAAACTGTTCCTTGTGTGTGTGCTATGAATCTTCTCTGTTCTACAAAACcttgaaggaaaaagagaaagaagcagagtaaGGCTTCAGATGACTGGAAGCAGCTCTGCCTTGTGTGCATGAAATCTCTAAAAGGGATCTGAGGGATCAGAGCTGTGTAGGCAAGGAAGGAATTACATTTAtgattcatgataaaagtttcaGCAGAACATGACTTATTACACCTAATGTGTTTTAAAGGGTAATAGAATAAGAAGCAGAGTGGGTAAAGTTACCAGCCCCGCGAGATGACAGGGAATTAAAACTAAAAGAGCTCCTCTttatacaccagcaagattttgccgaaaggaccctgatatagctgtctcttgtgaagctatgccagtgcctggcaaacacagaagtggatgctcacagtcagctattggctggaacacggggcccccaatagaggagctagagaaagtatccaaggagctgaaggggtctgcaaccctataggtggaacaacaatatgaactgaccagtactcccagagctcatgtctctagctgcatatttagcagaagatggcctagtcagccatcattgagaagagaggccccttggtcttgcaaactttatatgccccagtagaggggaacaccagggccaagaagtgggagtgggtgggtaagggagcagggaggggagggtataggggactttggggatagcgtttgatatgtaaatgaagtaaatacctaataaaaattgggaaaaaagaaacaaagctacCTGCaccttttatttcctcttctatgCTTGTCATTTCAACTGATACATAAATAACAGAACAGATGAAAAGCAAGCATTTAGCTTACTGTTCACACTAGGAATTCTGATGAATATGGTGTCCATGTCTCCAACAAGTTGCAAGTGATCTTTCAATGGCTGAATATACTGTTTTTTGCATGTTTTTGTCATAATTAAAGCTGTGTCACTGTATTCAACTTCATTTAGACATGTTCTTGTGATGACAtatccttttctttatttctcccctttctttctgcttattttcttccccatgtccaacttacaccaattagaattactaagatcaaaaactcaggcaacagaagatgctggcaaggatgtggagaaagaggaacactcctccattgctggtgagattacaAGCTAGTacaatcactatggaaatcagcctggcagttcctcagaaaattggaaatagttcacCTGAcactcagctataccactactgggcatatgcccaaaagatgctccaacatataaccaggacacatgctccactatgttcacagcagccttttttataatagccagaagttagaaagaacccagatgtccctcaacagaggaatggatacagaaaatgtggtatatttacagttactcagctattaaaaatgatgacttcatgatttttttaggcaaatgaatggaactagaaaatatcactgtGTGTGAGGTaagtcagacccaaaaggacacacgTGGtagtactcactgataagtggatagtagccccaaagctaagaatacccacaatacaacttgCAGACCATATGAaattaacaagaaggaagaccaaagtatgaatgCTTCAATCCTACCTAGAAGGGGgaccctgggagggagagaggagaaggaggaaaagaagtgggacaggatcaggtgaggcaggagagaagttcagagggtcaagagaatgaatagaaatatgtagcagtgggaaGTGGGGAATGGGCAGGAActactagaaagttccagaaaccagggaagcaagaggttcacaggacccagtggggatgatattagctgaaatacccaagagAGGGGAGATACAATCTGAAGAAACCACCTCCAGTACATATGCATGGCCCAAAATTTGGGGATGGGGCCAGCTACagatctcaaaatttttaacccagaattatttctgtctaaagaaaacacaggaacaaaaaattcagcagagactgaaggaaagcctaTCCAGAGACCACTCCACCTGTGGATCCATTCCTTCTGCGGATACAAAAttctgacactattgctgatgccaaaaagtgctcaCAGAAGGAGCCTAGTgtagctgttctctgagaggctccacaagcatttgactaagacagatgcagatactaacagccaaccattggactgagcccagacTCCAGTGTAAGAGCTAGGGAaaagactaaaggagctgaagggaattgcaaccacACAGGGAGAAggacagtatcaactaaccagaccccccagagtcccagggattaaaccatcaATCGAAGAGTATACATGGATAGGTCCATGATTCCAGCTACACATGCAGAAGAGGATtatcttatctgacatcaataggagggAAGGTCCTTGATTCTATGGAGGCTTgctgccccagcatagggggatgctagaggggagAAGTGGGGACTTGGTAGAGGAGCACACTCTTAGAAGCaaaggagggggaatgggatgagggttatggaggggaaaccagaaagagtgatagcatttgaaatgtaaataaataaagtaaccaattaataaaaaataaaataacaccaaAACGAAAGAGAATTAGTTTAAAGGAGATTGAGACTTTATTGTACCTggtaggaaaaaatatatatagaaatagagaaaaagatgATGTCAATGATTTAAGTTTTGGAGAGATACAACTTGATTTGACTCTGAGCTCTCTGAATTAATGCATCCTCTTAAATAAGATATTTAATCTATTTCtagtactaaaaataaaaatattagtatgACTTCTCCATTTGCTAATGAAAACAcagtattttatataaacatcaAATGGGAATATGACTTATGATAACTTTTAGTTCTTTAGAATACCAGTAAGCAGAAATTTCTTATTACACATGAACAAATGCATATGTGACATGCATTTTGTCAATCAGCTTCAGAAAAAGACAACCAAAGAGAATCTACTGTACTCATGCACTGTTTTTCCCTATAACATATACACAGCTACTAAGATAGTCTCCTActctgaaaataaatgttttgctcTCTTCCCTCCATGACTTGATAGTTCTCAGACAATTTAAACTACTGTGACATGTTACTTGCTTCTATATATTCCTAATATATCCTTGAGTTTCCAATGCTCTAGATGCTTGTTTATTTTACCTCTATCATCTTTTGACTCCCTCTGGTGCCCAATCCAATGCATtcatataacagaaaaaaatccttttaaatcCTGATCTTATCATTTGAAATTCTCCCATTTAAACCAATTCAATGTGGTTTTAATCAAACACGTACTTTAACCACACAGCATCCACATTGACTGTCTGAAGAAATCTACAAGTTCACTTCTCCTGACTCCCATTCAAGATCCCTGTCAGACTCATGCACAGACCTGAGCTTTGACCCTGTGgtttccccaactaaagttcaCCTCCTGCTTTATCAACTAGATAAATCCGTAGCCATCTAGCAGTGCTGTCCTCTGCTGCCAGGActatctctctcctcccccaggtAAGTCTTCACGTACTACATTAAGCTGAGTTATTTTTTCTCAGCTTCTCGTAAATTTATACTTATGCAAACACATTTCTATTATATATGTTAAATTTCAAGACATTGTTTCCCATTGTATActccattttatatatgaatggTGTTTAAAAGACAGCACCTATAGGATAATGGGATGCACCCAAGAATGAACAGCAGGAAAAATGAGACTTATATATTTAGGCACGCTCACCTGATttgggtaggaaaaaaaaaagaagtatactCTATAAGAACAGTGTAAAAATGTGCACACTGTGACAAACATGGCAGAGCAAGATACTGAATCCAAGAGTAACAACCTTTCAAATGGCTATTACCTCCATGACTTTTATAACAAGCCACTTTCTAGACATGCAGATTTTCAAAACCAAAACTTCAAGTTTTTCTGTTGCTTCCTTTTTACCAGAGATTAGAAACAACAGGAATACACTAGCAACGGTCTAGAGAATATCTGATAGGGTACAATTGTAATGTTATAAAGTCAGTATGAGAGCCTATTAACCTAAAAATGTATGGGAACATTTTTGTAGGACATGGTTCCTGCAGATGTGTAGAGGAAGACTTTCTGTACTACTGGATGAAAGGTtaaaagagatgagaaaggaaaaaaaaaggagcagagaggagggaagtAGAAGGGACTGGaacagaaggggaaggggaggggagggggataaaaggaaggacagagagaaaatgatgcTGGAGAGGGAAAGCAAAGTCCTTAAAGACTAGCAGAATATCTTGATGAGGTGATCACACCATGACATAAACCTGCTCTCACCTGGTGAACTAACCTGAAGACTGTTCAGAGCAGCCGGGTCACAGGCAAGTTCAGTTAGGTTGAAAGGCAGAGTCCCTCCAGGCATTTCTCACTATATTTTATTCCTAGGCACATAAAGAGGGTTTCCCCATCAAAGATACACACCTAAATTCTCCTAGGAACTAAACAAAGGAATTTCCTAAGaggaatttatttaaaatgaggtGCTAGGGATTGATGTAAACAACATGTTCCCCTGAGCCCTGGCTTTATGATGGGAGACTTCTGTATTATATGCTTACAAACATATATTAAAATCTCCAAATATCTCCTGATAAATTCTATTAGAAAGATAACAGTTCAAATGGCTACATAGAAACTGAACTATAGTTCAGCATGTGTTACACTTCACTTTTCCAATCATGAGAAATTGCTCTATTGCTGCCATTGTTAAGATGATAATCAAAGAAAGATAAACCTTTCTGTTTGCTAAGGAATTTGTATATTGTTTATTCCTTATGCTGATCAATATACaagtctttgtccctgcacatcttgtaagcaggcCACATTTTGGgttaaagttttgtgggtggattgcaGTCCTTATCCCTCCGTatcactgggagtcctgcctggctacaagaggtggccacttcagtctccatatccccatTGCTGTGTATCATAGCTAAAGTTACCCCCATGGATTTCCTAGGACCTCtttccatcccaggtctctgggatgtCATTAGAGATGTCCTCCACTTGCTgctgatttctgttctctttcccctgctctcTCTACATCTGATCCTCCCAATCCTGCTCCCTTCCTCATCCCCTTCACcatccagttctctccttccatctacATTTTTTAATTAGTCATTCCATTCgcttacatctcaaatgatatcccacttccaggTTACCCATCCAAAACCCCGCATCACACATCtgccctcaccccctcccctatgcttctatgagggtgctccccaatcCTTAATAATggttggtcattaatgggaggagaggaccttggtcctatgaaggttctatgctccagtataagggaatgccagggccaggaagcaggagtgggcgggttggTGAGTGGGAcggggtagggggagagggaatgggggttttcagaggggaaacaaggaaaggggataacatttgaaacgtaaataaagaaaatatctaataaaaatgatttttatataattggcaaatataaataaagactCATCTcaacatggagaaaagaaaaaggatatggaagaaaacattgacaaaacaaacaaagaaaatgcaaaatagcaaaatgctcctaatccaaaacatccaggaaatctaggacacaatgaaaagaccaaacctaagaataatagaaataaagagaatgaatATTCCCAACTCAAATGGCCaggaaacatcttcaataaaattatagaagaaaattaccCTAACCTCAAGAAAAAGATGCCCCTAActgtacaagaagcatacagaatgccaaatagattggacaagaaaagaaattcctccagtcacataataatcaaaatactaaatgcacaaaacaaagaaagaatattaaaagcagtaagggaaaaaggtcaagtaacatataaaggaagacctatcagaattacaccaaactcaacagagacactaaaagccagaagatcNTGGGCAGATGTTAttcagaccctaaaagaacaaaaactccAGTccaaactactatacccagcaaaactctcagtcaccATAGATGGATGAGCCAAGATTttccacaacaaaacaaaatgtaaacacTCTTTCCACTAAGGAAAAATTCAGctcaaggagggaaactacacccaagaaaaaagcaagaaattaatcttctcacaacaaactcaaaggaagagTATggcacaaacataattccatctctaacaataaaaataacaggaaataactatcattggtccttaatatctctcaacatcaatggactcaatttcccaataagatataggctaacagactcaataggtaaacaggacccagcatgctgatatatacaagaaacacactatagtgacaaagacagacactacctcagagtaaaagtctggaaaaatattttccaagcaaatggtccaagaTAAAAGCAGCGGTAGTcactctaatatcgaataaaattgaccagaagttatgaaaaaatatGAGGAAGGATTCTTCAaactcttcaaaggaaaaatagaccatgataaactctcaattctgaacatctatgcccctaTGCAAGGGCACCAACATTTATAGAAGAACTGTTACTAAGGCACAAAGCATACATTGAACCTGATAGTGAGAGAATTCAACACTCCATTCTCACCAATAGGCAGATCAtgagaacagaaatgaaacagacaCGCTGAAACTAACCAAAGTCATGAAGTGAAAGGATTTAATCAATACATAAAGAACATTTccccctaaaacaaaagaatataccttcttctcagcacctcatggtaccttctccaataTTGACCATAAAATCAGTCATAAAACGAGCCTCAACTgataaaagaatattgaaataattctatATATTTCATCAGATTACCACAGGCTAAGGGTAGACTTgatcaacaataaaaataacagaaaaccacATAcccatgaaaactgaacaactctctactcaatgataacatggaaacagaagaaatacagaaagaaattaaagccttcctgaaattcaataaaaatgatgacACAGCATCCTCCAATTTATGGGATATAAGAacagcagtgctaagaggaaaactcatagctctgagtgcctccaaaaggatattggagaaagcatacactagtagcttaacagcacacctgaaagctctagaacaaaaagaagcaaacacctccaataggaatagaaggcaggaaataatcaaactcagggctgaaatccaccaagtagaaacagaaaactacacaaagaatcaacaaaaccaggagctggttctttgagaaaatcaacaacatagattaaacccttagccaaactaactagagagcacagaggcagtatccaaattgaAAAGTCGAAATGAAAAGCGAGAcgtaacaacaaaaactgaggaaattcattgtcagatcctactacaaaaacctatactcaacaaaactggaaaatctagatgaaatggatgattttctcagcagataccaggtaccaaagttaaatcaggatcagataaaccatctaaatagtcctataacccctaaggaattagaatcagtcattaaatgtctcccaaCCTTAAAAAAGCCCAGAaacagataggtttagtgcagaattctatcagaccttcaaagaacacctaatatcaatacttctcaaactatgcaacaaaagataaacagaaggtactctacccaattcattctatNNNNNNNNNNNNNNNNNNNNNNNNNNNNNNNNNNNNNNNNNNNNNNNNNNNNNNNNNNNNNNNNNNNNNNNNNNNNNNNNNNNNNNNNNNNNNNNNNNNNNNNNNNNNNNNNNNNNNNNNNNNNNNNNNNNNNNNNNNNNNNNNNNNNNNNNNNNNNNNNNNNNNNNNNNNNNNNNNNNNNNNNNNNNNNNNNNNNNNNNNNNNNNNNNNNNNNNNNNNNNNNNNNNNNNNNNNNNNNNNNNNNNNNNNNNNNNNNNNNNNNNNNNNNNNNNNNNNNNNNNNNNNNNNNNNNNNNNNNNNNNNNNNNNNNNNNNNNNNNNNNNNNNNNNNNNNNNNNNNNNNNNNNNNNNNNNNNNNNNNNNNNNNNNNNNNNNNNNNNNNNNNNNNNNNNNNNNN
Proteins encoded in this region:
- the LOC110335688 gene encoding olfactory receptor 2D3-like; translation: MGGGNQTYIVEFILLGLSENPKVQILLFCIFLIIYFLSVFGNLLIIILIQIDSRLHTPMYFFLKNLSFADLCFSTSIVPQMLVHFLSKKKTISFIGCSIQIVVFLLAGCTECALLAVMSYDRYVAVCKPLHYSTIMTQRVCCQLAIVSWISGAFACSVDSAFTLCIPYQGQNIINHYFCEPPALLKLASADTYNAEMALFLVGVIILLAPVSLILVSYGNIISTVIRMQSREGRLKVFSTCGSHLTVVVLYYGSGIFAYMRPNSKTMSEKDKVVSVFYSVMTSMLNPIIYSLRNKDVKGALGKLVGRLSTVKGGATEM